A region of the Candidatus Neomarinimicrobiota bacterium genome:
ATTCTCCAGGTCCATCCCGATGGCGAGCATATCCCGATCACGATTGCGGAGAGCGATCCCGATAAGGGTGAGATCACCATTATTGTCCAGGGCATCGGCCGCACTACCAAAGAGCATAAGCGGCTCTGTATATACCAGAACCAGGAAAAGAGGGCACACGAGAAGTGGCAATACGAGAAATAACAAAACAAGACATCCGCGGTATATTGAAAGAACACGAACAGCACAGGGACAGCCTGATCCCGATTCTCCAGGGAATCCAGAAGAAGCTGGGTTATATATCCGAAGAGGCAGTAGAAGTTATTTCCAGCCACCTGAACATATCAGAAAATGACATATACGGCGTAGTAACGTTTTACACGCAGTTCAGATTCACGTGCCCGGGCGATCACATCTTGAAAGTATGCCAGGGAACAGCATGTCACGTCAGGGGCTGCAAACGAATCATGAACGAAGCAACCAAATACCTCGGCATCAGTCCGGGTGAGACTACGTCAGACTATAAATTCAGTCTGGACAGCGTGGCGTGCTTCGGTTCCTGCGCGCTGTCGCCCGTAGTTGTGATAGATAACACGGTTCACGGAAGAATGAGCGCACAGAAAATCAAAAGGCTTCTGAAAGCCATCGAATGAAGTTCGAAAACATACAGCAACAAGCACAGCGGGAATGGGAGGCATTTAACCGGCTGGAACGTCCACGGATATTGATAGGAGCCGTGACGTGCGGCCGCGCTGCAGGAGCGTTGAGTGTCCGTGCGGCTTTTGAAAAGGAGCTCGCTACACGTTCCATTGCGGCGGATTTCTACGAGGTAGGGTGCCTCGGAATGTGCTATGCGGAGCCGCTCGTGGAAATCGGCCTCCCCGACGGGCAGCGGGTGATGTATAATAATGTGACCGAGAAGATGGTCGCGGATCTGGTCGAAGATGTTATCGAAAACGGCAATCCGCGACCGGACCTGGCTCTCGCTACCCTCGGTGATGCTGCAATTGAAGGAATCCCCGACGTCTCCAATCTGCCAATGATGGAGGGCCAGGTACGCATTATACTGCGGAATGCGGGACTGATTGATCCCACAAACGTGCACCACTATGTGGCAAGGGGCGGATACTCCGGCCTCGCCAGGGCGCTTGGTATGATGCCGGAGGAAGTTATCAAGGAGGTAAAGAACTCCGGCCTGCGCGGACGCGGGGGTGCTGGTTTCCCAACTGGGATAAAATGGGAATTCGCCCGCAGGACACAAAATAATACAAAGTATGTTATTTGCAACGCCGATGAAGGTGACCCGGGGGCTTTCATGGACCGGGCGGTTCTCGAGAGTGATCCTCACGCAGTCCTGGAAGGTTTAACAATCGCCGCCTATGCCATTGACGCAAGTCAGGGTTTTATCTACATACGGGCCGAATACCCGCTTGCCGTCGAGAGACTCAATCTCGCCATCAGGCAGATGGAAGAACTCAAGTTTCTCGGCGAGAATATCATGGGTACCGATTTCAATTTCAGCATAAGGATAAAGGAGGGAGCCGGAGCTTTTGTCTGTGGGGAAGAGACGGCACTCATAGCGTCAATCGAGGGGCGTCGGGGCATGCCCAGCTCCAGGCCCCCCTTTCCCTCCGATTGCGGGCTCCACGGAAAACCGACCATTATCAATAATGTGGAAACCCTGGCCAACGTGTCCGAGATCCTGAACAGAGGAGCGGAATGGTTCACCCGGTACGGCACGGAAAAGAGCCGGGGGACCAAGACATTCGCCCTGGCTGGAAAAATCAACCGGACCGGCCTGATCGAAGTGCCGCTGGGCATTACCCTGAAGGATATCATATTCAATATTGGCGGCGGCATTCCGGACGGCAAGAAATTCAAGGCGGTCCAGACCGGCGGCCCTTCAGGGGGGTGTCTCCCGGAAGAACTTATCGAGCTGCCAGTGAATTACGAAGAACTTACGAAAGCCGGGTCAATCATGGGTTCCGGCGGCATGATCGTCATGGACGAGGACTCGTGCATGGTGGATAT
Encoded here:
- the nuoE gene encoding NADH-quinone oxidoreductase subunit NuoE, which translates into the protein MAIREITKQDIRGILKEHEQHRDSLIPILQGIQKKLGYISEEAVEVISSHLNISENDIYGVVTFYTQFRFTCPGDHILKVCQGTACHVRGCKRIMNEATKYLGISPGETTSDYKFSLDSVACFGSCALSPVVVIDNTVHGRMSAQKIKRLLKAIE
- the nuoF gene encoding NADH-quinone oxidoreductase subunit NuoF, whose amino-acid sequence is MKFENIQQQAQREWEAFNRLERPRILIGAVTCGRAAGALSVRAAFEKELATRSIAADFYEVGCLGMCYAEPLVEIGLPDGQRVMYNNVTEKMVADLVEDVIENGNPRPDLALATLGDAAIEGIPDVSNLPMMEGQVRIILRNAGLIDPTNVHHYVARGGYSGLARALGMMPEEVIKEVKNSGLRGRGGAGFPTGIKWEFARRTQNNTKYVICNADEGDPGAFMDRAVLESDPHAVLEGLTIAAYAIDASQGFIYIRAEYPLAVERLNLAIRQMEELKFLGENIMGTDFNFSIRIKEGAGAFVCGEETALIASIEGRRGMPSSRPPFPSDCGLHGKPTIINNVETLANVSEILNRGAEWFTRYGTEKSRGTKTFALAGKINRTGLIEVPLGITLKDIIFNIGGGIPDGKKFKAVQTGGPSGGCLPEELIELPVNYEELTKAGSIMGSGGMIVMDEDSCMVDIARYFLEFTHKESCGKCTPCRMGSQHLLRMLTEITEGKGTPGHIDTLVKLGETVKSGSLCGLGQTAPNPVLTTVRYFRKEYLSHITDSRCPAGVCQELITYSINENCTGCRVCLRACPADAITGEKKELHVIDPDKCTRCGTCMDVCKFDAVVIS